The DNA segment cattggaGTAAAACGTGTGGAAACCAATCCCAGTCTAGCCTATAGCCTAAGGGTTATCACCAATATGGCACATTCACAAGCCTAATGCTGGCGTACCATCCCTTTGTATCACActatggcctggtttcacagacagggcttagactaagccaggattagtccatagttcaattaggacatttaagtaatttttcataaacgtgccttagaaaacacattactggtgtgcatcttgagccataacaaaggcactgatatattttaagatcagtcagtgcacgtttctttcagttgatagctcagacttacattttagtctgggactagactTGAACCTTGTCTGTGAAGGTTATATGTTCTTGTGCCATTTATTGTTCGGTGCTGAAAAAAGTTTGGATTGTTtcttaaattgtattgtttttgtggtcacattttattttaaggtccaattctcattattaacaaaccattaactattaactataaaCTACtactttgctgcttattaatagtaaggtagttgttaagtttaggttttgggtaggattagggatgtagaatatggtcatgcacaatttgtgctttataagtactaataaacagcacaTATATGTTATTAACAGGCATGCAAATAATCAACTAgtcaatagtgagaattggtctctatacTTAAGTATTACCGATTTTGTTTATGCATCGTTAAATTTTAAGAGGAAGTGGATGATATACACAACTTCCTTTGAAACCACTGATGATAAAATAGAAttacaaattcaaaatcaaatgATTAAAGAATGGAAGAAATTGTCtggttttctatttaatatgGAATACTGGACAAAAAATAAGTGATACAATGGAAAGAAATGCATCACTTTTGACGAAACATGAAATATCAGTTTGACTCTCTCACCAGATTCAAAACAGTTCAtctttattcaaatacaaaagtacaaagcttttatgtttttctgaGGACATAAACAGCATGAGAAACAAACAGTGTCTAGGGCTGAATCTCATATCCGAGCGGATCCAGCCCTTTATCCAGCAGGAGCAGAGAGGATTCCCTCATCTTCTGGAGAAACTTCTGCAGCTCGTCTTTAGAGAAAACCTGCCAAAAAGAAAGACAAGGTCAGATGAATGAACAGCAGCATATTTAACATGAGCAATTAGGTTTTCAAAAGAGATCTCATGCAAACTGAGTCAATATAGCCTTACTGACATGCAATATTCATGTCTATATTTACAATCATTCTCTAAAGGGCTCTGACATCACACCTCATAGAGTCTGTGCTGGTCAGACGCGATGATGTCAGCCAGGCGCAGACTCTCCTGGTGGCGCTCAGTGCGCTGCAGTACAGTTAACAGGAGGAAAGACATCATGGGCAGACACAAATGCCGCAGCAGAGTCATCTGATGAGCGCGCTCAGAGTCTTCCTCAGTGtcctgccaaacacacacacaccatgaatacAGAACATCCTACACTCAAAGTGCATTTgctgaatttaaaaagaaatatcacaATTCATTTGTGTTTGCCAAACCTGTAAATGAATAGAGAACCTACTCACCTCTCTGACATCCACCATCCAGCCTCCATCAACAAACAGCAGCACATTATAGATCCTCTCCTTCGCATCCTCTGTCAGTGCTCCCAGACGGCCCTGCCAGTTCTCATACTCTATCTGGAGGAAGCGACAAAGAAAAGCCATTAAAGATAAAAGCTAGAAGTGTTCACGGCACTGTGAGAGCGGTCTGTTCTGACCTTGTACTCTGCTTCTTTCATCTCATGGGCCACCTTCTCTGTAAATTTCGCTTGAGCAGGTGCTGTGGGTTTCACCGGAGGACAGTTCATGTGCTTGAACCACTCATTAAACGCTTCGTGagcttcctgtgtgtgtgtggggggggggacaCAGAGTAAGATCATCCCGCTGTAACTACATTCAATACAGTGACAGACGATTCAGTGTTGCACAAAGATGTGGCTCCTCACCAGATAGGCACGGATGCACAGATGCTCACGGATAGCATTCTCCTCCTCTGCAGGAAGGGGCGTGTCCATGCCCTGCTCCTCCCACTGGCGGTAGATTTCCCGCATGGAATCTTCCGGCACTTTGGCGAAGACCATCTTAGCAGCGTCATGCTTCTTAGATGCTACGGCAAATGAGAAACAATAGATgcgaataaataaaatacaaacgtCGCTGATCGAAGCTAACTGACCTAACTAAGACCTAGGAGTAAACCAACCTTAAAAGCTTGTTTTTAATGGTATAAACTACCGTATTTTCTggataaatacacatttttattattacattcaaaaatatgaaaactattggtaaataaaacaaaactacacattaataaacactataagcATGTATTTTAATTCGcttcactccacaacaaatcttACAATTTTAAAGCTATCCAGAATAGACCAAGAATGGAAACTCTTAAGTATAAAATTACactgccctgcatcatatttgctgaatgctgttTTGCTGTATCACGTCACACTCTCACAAAATATGAGGCGCATTTTATAGATTGTTtgctttttacaaccatttataAGGTGAAGTCTCGTATTATCCCATTATTTTATGTCTAATCTGATTTCAAGGTTAGAATTATGACAAGTGACAGAGAGGACAATGCAAAAGTCTCACCTAAGAACTTCCTCATGATGGCATTGCTCTGTTTAAGGGCTTCAGCTCGCTGGGTGGGATCAAACACCAGCCAGTCAATGACATCAATCTTCTGCTGATCCTCCTGTGTGAACAGATGAAGAGTTCTGTGTTAATTCTATTGCTAATTGGATacagatttataaatgaacacAGTTAGCAGTTCATTTGCACCACTGTAGTTGCTGTATCTAGTGCGGGGGTCAGGTCATGGTGGGCAAACTCAtccgtgtctctctctctgatggTCTCTACTACTGTTTTTGTGATTGCTGCTACATCCAAACCTAAACATCACAGAAATATCAATATGCAATAAGtatgtaataaacatttaatgtacACTCTGTCATTATTGCGAAGTAAGCCCTTTCCTTTGACCTCACCTGCTTGTGTTGCCAGCTCCAGACAGTGTTTGCGCTGCTCAGTCTCAGTGACTTCCTCCAGGAACTGAGCGTATTGTGACACGGCCATGTCAGCAGGAAGGTGACTGACATAAAACGCAATGAGATCCACTTGCTTTTCCTTTACTAACAGTGAGATGTAGGCCTTCAGGACATCTACACACACCTCCTCCTGACAAACACAGATCACAATGATGAGTCTGcatcaaacatttgaatgtattCATCTGTACAAGCAATAAGCTAGACACATGAAGAGAAATATAatctaaaacaaaaccaaaaaaaaaaaaatgcatataatgtaCGTACCTTGAGTTGCATGCCCAAACTGCGAtaaaacaagactaaatgtgACATGAAGCGCAACAGATGAGCTGGCAGAGCTGTACTTCTTCCCAACCAATCACTGAACTCCTCCAGAAGACCTTTCAACACAAGTTACAcattaaacttaaaaagaaaacttttcagaaaaaaaaaaacaagtgagatttttcaaaaatctgTTCTCAAAGCATACCATCAAGATCTCCAAGAATAACCAACTTCTGAATCAAATGGTAATGTTCCTTAGTTGCATCCAGAACCCTCTGTCAACATAACACACGTGTGTGAAAAGATTTCAATCAATTTAGCCTTTTACAAATGAAACCTCATTCATTCACTCTTACTTTGGATTCTGTTGCTTGAAGCTCTTCAAAGACTTTCTCCAATGTCCAACTAAAAAAGCCACATGACAGAATTAACCACTTACTGGAAAAGGACATAAAGACTGTATATATATGATGGAAATTAGAGGGTGTTTATACTCATACTTGGTCTCTAGGAACTCTCTGGGCAGCTCCTCCAGCTCTTCACTGCCCAGACCAGAAGAACAGATCTCCTGCTCTACCAGAGTGTCCACCATCACCCGGAAATACGCCCACACTGTGTCCTCCCACGACTCACACACGGGTAACAGCTGCAGGAAACGAGGACATATTCAAATTATGACTAAAAACAAGGGTAAAAACAGCTAGATGATTATTCACCTGTTTGAGGTTTCCACTCAGTGCAGCATAGATGGCTCTTTCATATTTGTTGAACTGCTcctgaaacaacaaaacaaaaaagcagaatCTTTCACAACGACAAACAAAATGACTCAAACATTCACAGAAGCTGTGTATTTAGTACAGACATTTCaactaatttaattattcatttttaatttcttgaGACTTGATGTTACCCAGtacaaggtatatatatatatatatatatatatatataagcctacCTATActatccaaaaaaacaaaacagtgtatTATAAAAGACAATAcattttttgctaaattaaaggaatagttcacccaaaaatttaaattctgtcattaattactcaccctctaaaataaaaacaatgactttattaaacaatttgtcTCCTTTGTGTCAGGCGCCAAGCTCACGCGggggagacgaattgttgaataaagtcgttatttttttttcgtATCTTTGTAAAAtcacagttgaacccctgatgtcacatggattattttaccgatctccttgctatgtttctgttgatcgtgttaattacattgcagtctatgggagggtcagagagctctcagaattcatcaaaaatatcttaatctgtgttctgaagatgaacggaggtcatgagggcgagtaattaatgacagaattttctttattgggtaaactatccctttaaagacaagggggaaaaaaagacatttttaattcaaattactCTTAGTGTTTTTTCCTCAAAGTTCCCACAGATCTAGAGTTTCCTCACCTCCTCTGCCATTCTCCAACAGCAAACCTTCCACACGCTTCGATGAGGATTCCCCTCCACCGCCTGAAGCTCTCCacctcctgaacacacacacaaggattTGATTGGATCATATGGATTCTGCTTACTTAACTTAAGTAATATTAATGTAGTTAGTATATGCTTGTGTTGACCTCCGTTGATGTTGGGGTCATGATACAGTTTCCAGCCTTCCAGAGTGGCAGCACGCCAGGCCTGACCACAGCGCTTACACAGCCTCtgagcctacacacacacacagtagcaaAGATACACAGTGACATTTTCAGTATTCAGCTCTGTGtttctgaagaagaaaaagaacaaagtgctcagatttgtcaacaCAGAACCTGCAGTTacataacacacataaaaataattttcaaaactaCGTTTTAAAATTGCTATTGGTGAAATGAAATTTTCTGGTTTGGTTACAAACATGTTGTAACCAATTACttgttttgtaatgttacaatacTCGACCATAAAACACCCATAACAATCCCTATCAGAAAACACACCTCATCAGTCATGCCAGCTCGTATGAGGTTAAAGAGGTTTTTGAGCAGGCGAGTGTCGTCCTCTCTGTCCAGGTCTGCCAGTGGTCTCTTCTGTCTGATGGGAGCATCGGGATCCAGTTCTGTGACCAGTGGCCTGCTAAAACCACCGCTGGACTGATTCCTCCTCAGCTTCAGGGTGTGGAGTGTGTTCTCCCTACACATAAACAATCCACCATAAAAGATCTACCTGCACTCAAATCGGAGTTTTGAGATgttcaataatataaataagcaGTGGTATCACTTACCAGTACACAGATTTGGCGTAGTATTCAATGTTATCAGAGAAGTCTCCTATCTCATCTTTAGCGATACTCTCCAACCAATCCACCACCAGCTAAATAAACACACAGCAGATACTGAGCTAAGTGTTTTTTTCCATGCAGAAACAAGCAGGATGGGTGTAAATGGATGCATGTGTACCTGGCTCTGTCGCACCACATTGCCCTTCTGGAAGAACTGCTCCATCACTGCCTTCTCACTCTCAGTGGGCATCTCCAGAGAAAATACAACCATAAGTTCATACGCAGTGGCTCCAAAAAATATACACACTTAAGTCACCattaatgtatgaatgtcactataacaaacacaaaatgtcTCACCAAGTGGCAATGGCAAAATCTAACTTTGTGACATTCTAAAAGTTTTTAAGCACGGTTTGTTCATTTTGGACAGTATATctactgttttatcatttaaatcctAACAGGCTACATTTTGCTTGAACAATGTGCTTGTGCTTAGGGGTGTTTAGGGCtgtgtgatattaaaaaaaaaaacatatttcgaTATTTTCTGGTATGATAATGAGACGATATTTTGCTATGTGTGTGTTAATGcgctcctaaagtttttgatattcttcatattttgtgttgTATTCAGTTCACACTGATAGACATGAACCTTTTCCAATAAGCTTTTACCTTTTATTGGCATTTTCCCTTTATAAAGCATGCATTACCttttgaatcaaattgaatcagtcaattagaataataagacatttgggcttttaccaagcaaatgaaatcagtatcaacataattcatctttgcaatgcagaggaaacagaagctgAAGCTGAAGTGGAATTtaaacactgtttaatgcaggatatgaacgcatttaacctgcagttacaaatgcatgaataatgttttgatatattaaacataaactgTTGAATATTGATATgtgaaactatttaaataataaaaagttactttaaatgtCAAACTAAActgaccagtaggtggcagcaagtcactgttaataagtgaatcattgcgactgaactgaatcatttaaacagttgattcattcaggaacaaaaggggtgttttgaatgttttctgcaaaatacttaataatttaaaatcGCAAATTGTTAACAAGTACGATATTATcacagacgatatatatcgcacacccctacttgTGCTATCATAAGGTTtgacattttgtaatataatgcaatgacattcatgtTTTCCATCTATGCAGTACAAATGCACTTACAGTTATATCCATCATGATGTCTTCCTCTAAAACTGTATGGATTCTGTCTCTGTATTTGAGAGAATTATAACAATATGTTAATAAGTAAATagcagttgtgttgcttaatatttcagAGTAAACTGTTACACaatctttttcaggattcaatGATGAATAGAGATTTAAAACAACACTTTCTTGAAGAGTTATAGAAATctttagaaacattataaatgcctttatttatcaatttaatttatccttgcagaataaaatgattaatttcttaattttacggcaaacctttgaacagcagtgtatgagAGTGTTGCACCTGTACAGCGAAGTGATGAGTCTCCAGGTCACCATCTCTTGCTGCAGCAACCAGGTAATGCTGACTGTCTTGGAGGATTTCTGCTGACCAGGGGCCGATCGAAGAACCATTTTCTGCAACATACTAACCTACAATACAGGTCAGCGCATTACAAACCTcaggaaggatttttttttttttttttgacatggcaAAATGGTAATTTAGCCaccattcaaaacatttatttttttctatttaaaaaagatatataacttatattatgtattaaatttatattgtaaataattactCATTTCTACTTGAAAAACTCTAATTTAAAATCACATGATTCTGAAATTCCCAGTCTTGTCTATGAACTACTAGGCATGTACCTTATCTTGACAGAGAGCCTCATACTCCTCTAAAAGATCAAACACATCTGTGGATGCGTGACGTAAATATGACTGCAGAAAATCAGGAAACAAACTGAGAGAAGCTGGGAGaagaaaaagggagagagagagagagagagtggccgagagaaataaaaataaacatatagagAGAGCTGTAAATCATGTAAACCAGTCACTTCATTTGtggtgatgatgattattatgattatttacaaGCCTCTCCGGGATCATCTTCCTTTAGCATGAGAGCGCTCATGCTGACATCCTCAGTGAAGCTGGTGTCCACCATCCCAGACAGAGGAGACGGGAAAAGACTGTTCGTCCAGTCACTGTCATCCAAGTTCTGAAGTGTCAACAAACAAAACCCCCAGGCAAAACAGTTACCACTTACATCAAACAAGCTAAATACATGGAGTCAGGATGAATAAAGGATGTTCATATGAATTCTAGTCACTCACCATGCTCAGACTGCCTTTAGTACGGGGTGTGTTAACGAAACGAGGAGTTCTGCTTCCTGTCCCGAGGATGGCCGACACATCTGGGTTCCTAAGGGCACTTCTTGGAGTGACTGtacataatttacagtcaaaTCAAAAATTATTCATACACCATATATCATTTTTGAGAtttctgaacaaaattaagcattgcttagTAATTGGTcgacctaaattggtattatctaattgtcgtgtacttaaatttaacagctgagaGCTATTTAAcctaattcattacatacctttccATCAAAgctatctgacattatcaagaagaatttgttctgacacagttaaATTCAgagttcttttcatattttattaccattttctaaactatagcgaataaactgtgataatgtgagaaatgttgaaggtgtctgaataaattttgagTACAGTGTAAAAGAGTACAAAAGGATTCTTCCAGTTCTTTCAATGCAAGATTCATCAGACTGATTCAGATCAACAATTATGTTACTTTAAtccttttgtaattatttattggtCTTTTCTAGAATTAGAGTGTTTTTGCATGCAGTATCTACGTATATCTCTATAGATAGAGAACAAATGCTTTTTACTTACAAGTTTGTTTGAGGAGAGATCCAGGTGTTTGGCGCAGCTGTGGTCTAGCAGGGGTAGTGCTGGTGCCCGGAGACTCATCCTGTGCCAGTGGGACTGAACAcacagtaaaggaaaaaaaaacttcctaCATGTTTATAACAGTTTCAGCACAGCTATTTTGTACTTACACTGCCAGATGAGAACAAAAACCTGACCTCAACTGAGCTGGATATCAACACTATTATCTAGAGCTGTTTTATAGCTAAAATTGAAGTTCTTTCAAAATGGATGTATTCTGTACCATTAAACATCAATGCTATTTGTCTGTTTATCACTGTGAAGCTGGTTTGAAACTCTCTGCATTGTAAAGTGCATCataaatatatgtaatgactTGACTGTGGCTTATGATTTTGGTAAGGATACATGCAacttttttgtgtgaactcttTCTGCGGGCAGCACGGGTCACCTCAGTGTCCCGAACCGCTGGACTCAACCAGGTCTGATTCCTGCACAAAACACAGACACCAGACAAGATTATAAGATTATGATGTTACTCTCCATATTTCTGCCACATGCtcacaaacacatctgaacacaGATTCTTCCGTCTTCAGACTAACAACTGTAATGTTATATTCACAAagacttacactcacacacaaaaacctaAACGAACTCAAAGTGGCCTGTATATTATATTCACATATAACAAAAAACGTTACAGCTATTAACTAACGTTAGCTATGAACTGTCAGAACTAGCAGTCTTTTTAAACAACACAAAGGTCTGTCAAATTCtgtattaacataaaataacCCTAAAGTTACATCTTGTTTAGcaattaatgataaatataaagctaacttgtattttcttttctttcgtgTTATTGTATTGACTGCCATGTGGAGCCGTTCTTACGATAACCTACATATGAACAAATCACGAATCAAATAAAGTAGCCAAAATAATCAGATAGCATTCACACAACAATAACACTGTAATAATACGTAATATTTACCAGTCCATGTTGTTTGTAAATTCACAACCGCTAGCCTATGATGCTAGCACACGGGATTTTGCGCCTTCAATTCTGAGGCTCGTTCTTCTTCTGAGCTGCGCTTAGCATTACTTCACACTGCCCTCTACTGGCGCGGATGATTACAAGATTCCCTCCGTCTGTCAggtactgccacctactggccacAGACGGAATCACATGCATCGCAATGTGCCTTTTTTAATTGTCACATAATCTATTAAAATACACATTGCAATTTCACGATAACATTTAACCCTGTTCTGATTAAACTGCATTAAtatcttttcaaaaatatttccaACCTAATCCAATTCGATTTGTATTTATTACACTAGTGGCACGTGACATGACAAATGTATGACgggattatttttttaattttataaataaattaaaatgtcaagcCTCATGAGTGGTATTCGGTGGCTATTTAACGGATTCTCCGTACAAATGTCACGTAGTTATGAATGTCTATACTAATGTCAAGTAATTATTTCTCATATTAGTAGCCTACTCTGAATGCAGGGTTAGTTGTCACACC comes from the Cyprinus carpio isolate SPL01 chromosome B4, ASM1834038v1, whole genome shotgun sequence genome and includes:
- the LOC109061680 gene encoding nuclear pore complex protein Nup107-like yields the protein MDWNQTWLSPAVRDTEVTRAARRKSSHKKVAFPLAQDESPGTSTTPARPQLRQTPGSLLKQTFTPRSALRNPDVSAILGTGSRTPRFVNTPRTKGSLSMNLDDSDWTNSLFPSPLSGMVDTSFTEDVSMSALMLKEDDPGEASSLSLFPDFLQSYLRHASTDVFDLLEEYEALCQDKVSMLQKMVLRSAPGQQKSSKTVSITWLLQQEMVTWRLITSLYRDRIHTVLEEDIMMDITMPTESEKAVMEQFFQKGNVVRQSQLVVDWLESIAKDEIGDFSDNIEYYAKSVYWENTLHTLKLRRNQSSGGFSRPLVTELDPDAPIRQKRPLADLDREDDTRLLKNLFNLIRAGMTDEAQRLCKRCGQAWRAATLEGWKLYHDPNINGGGGELQAVEGNPHRSVWKVCCWRMAEEEQFNKYERAIYAALSGNLKQLLPVCESWEDTVWAYFRVMVDTLVEQEICSSGLGSEELEELPREFLETNWTLEKVFEELQATESKRVLDATKEHYHLIQKLVILGDLDGLLEEFSDWLGRSTALPAHLLRFMSHLVLFYRSLGMQLKEEVCVDVLKAYISLLVKEKQVDLIAFYVSHLPADMAVSQYAQFLEEVTETEQRKHCLELATQAGLDVAAITKTVVETIRERDTDEFAHHDLTPALDTATTVEDQQKIDVIDWLVFDPTQRAEALKQSNAIMRKFLASKKHDAAKMVFAKVPEDSMREIYRQWEEQGMDTPLPAEEENAIREHLCIRAYLEAHEAFNEWFKHMNCPPVKPTAPAQAKFTEKVAHEMKEAEYKIEYENWQGRLGALTEDAKERIYNVLLFVDGGWMVDVREDTEEDSERAHQMTLLRHLCLPMMSFLLLTVLQRTERHQESLRLADIIASDQHRLYEVFSKDELQKFLQKMRESSLLLLDKGLDPLGYEIQP